A stretch of Paenibacillus mucilaginosus 3016 DNA encodes these proteins:
- a CDS encoding NADPH-dependent F420 reductase → MTKTISVLGTGNMGKALVKQLSTHGQSRILWGSRNPEEAEQLVRELQLSNVTVCTNEEALQADLIIPAFHASILKDWAVAHKDQLQGKIVVDISNPFNSDFSGFTTSWGESSAEQLQSLLPASAVIGAFKNTFFKVVEEPLCQGQQSDVLVTGNDENAVQTFLEHVKALPFRFLQAGKLENNRTIERFTLLELELAIRYNTYPYISLQIFGIQQPVAAG, encoded by the coding sequence ATGACAAAGACGATTTCGGTTCTGGGTACTGGGAATATGGGGAAAGCACTGGTGAAGCAGCTGAGCACGCACGGACAATCTCGTATCTTGTGGGGTTCGCGGAATCCGGAGGAAGCGGAGCAGCTGGTGCGTGAGCTCCAGCTTTCGAATGTAACGGTATGCACGAATGAAGAAGCCCTGCAGGCGGACCTGATCATTCCCGCCTTCCATGCTTCGATTCTGAAGGACTGGGCTGTGGCACATAAGGATCAGCTTCAAGGAAAAATCGTAGTCGATATATCCAATCCGTTCAACTCCGACTTCAGCGGGTTCACCACTTCCTGGGGAGAATCCTCCGCCGAGCAGCTCCAGTCCCTCCTGCCGGCTTCGGCCGTCATCGGAGCCTTTAAGAATACCTTCTTCAAGGTCGTGGAAGAGCCCCTGTGCCAAGGGCAGCAGAGTGATGTCCTTGTTACAGGAAACGATGAAAATGCGGTTCAAACCTTCCTGGAGCACGTCAAAGCCCTTCCGTTCCGCTTCCTTCAAGCAGGCAAATTGGAGAATAACCGGACGATCGAACGCTTCACCCTGCTTGAGCTGGAGCTTGCGATTCGATATAACACGTATCCCTACATTTCGCTTCAAATCTTCGGGATCCAGCAGCCTGTGGCGGCGGGCTAA
- a CDS encoding SRPBCC family protein translates to MNENNAANKVGTHVGEREIVITRVLDAPRALVFDAWTKEEHLSKWWGPRGFTMTFEKFEMKPGGTWQFIMHGPDGVDYPNTNVFVEVVRPKRIVIQHAVFPHFLATASFEDQDGRTTLTYRTVFDETDAVFDKVKTYAVPGAEQTLDRLEEHLASLS, encoded by the coding sequence ATGAACGAAAACAACGCAGCAAACAAAGTCGGAACGCATGTAGGTGAACGCGAGATTGTGATCACCCGTGTACTTGATGCTCCACGCGCTCTTGTGTTTGATGCTTGGACGAAAGAAGAGCACCTGTCGAAGTGGTGGGGGCCTCGAGGTTTTACCATGACGTTTGAGAAGTTTGAAATGAAACCGGGCGGTACATGGCAGTTTATCATGCACGGTCCTGATGGCGTTGATTATCCCAACACCAACGTGTTTGTCGAGGTCGTTAGACCCAAGCGAATCGTCATCCAACATGCAGTGTTTCCCCACTTTTTGGCGACAGCAAGCTTTGAGGATCAAGATGGTAGGACCACACTCACTTATCGAACAGTCTTTGACGAGACTGACGCAGTATTCGATAAGGTGAAAACCTACGCCGTCCCAGGTGCCGAACAGACCCTGGATCGTCTTGAGGAGCATCTGGCAAGTCTATCTTGA
- a CDS encoding C40 family peptidase → MMKHWRNVTILAVASSLVLTTGCGPTLSKEQQQSQQQGIPSTNGQAANRLKSEQSNGVKQLGTGGTTRIQAAGGSSQITVPVVDVNGTAYVVGSDFAKSLGYDFDWDAERNVFQLGDHDAAYEFTAGSPQAEKEDRKVSMNEPVLLQNSQVLLPVASLTSLMQEELSIQKQDKNIVITASDMAVEGSIDGPDEANTGAELDFEDDPTDPFKGVEEDASPTMGALEAEGVSITVDEDAVPVLKNINVPGMIAQAKRYLGVKYDFGAKPYQQSGRFDCSTYTRYIFGKYGISLPRTARAQARLGTSVSRKSLRKGDLMFFYVPGRFKTNKTVGHVGIYMGNQLMIHASPKPKDGVQITNINKAYWKRTYLSAKRFVY, encoded by the coding sequence ATGATGAAACATTGGCGTAATGTAACGATACTCGCAGTAGCCTCTTCCCTGGTGCTGACCACCGGATGCGGTCCGACGCTGTCCAAAGAACAGCAGCAGAGCCAGCAGCAGGGCATTCCGAGCACGAACGGACAGGCAGCGAACCGGCTGAAGAGCGAGCAGAGCAACGGAGTGAAGCAGCTGGGCACAGGGGGAACGACCCGGATCCAGGCTGCCGGCGGCAGCTCGCAGATTACGGTACCGGTCGTGGACGTGAACGGTACCGCCTATGTGGTTGGTTCGGATTTTGCGAAGAGCCTCGGCTATGATTTTGACTGGGATGCGGAGCGCAATGTGTTCCAGCTGGGGGACCATGATGCGGCGTATGAGTTCACGGCCGGATCCCCTCAGGCGGAGAAAGAAGACCGGAAGGTCTCGATGAACGAGCCTGTGCTGCTTCAGAACTCGCAGGTCCTGCTGCCGGTGGCGTCTCTGACAAGCCTGATGCAGGAGGAGCTGTCCATCCAGAAGCAGGACAAGAACATCGTGATTACGGCGTCGGATATGGCGGTAGAGGGGTCGATCGACGGACCGGATGAAGCGAATACCGGGGCGGAGCTGGACTTCGAGGATGATCCTACGGATCCGTTCAAAGGCGTGGAAGAGGATGCTTCCCCGACCATGGGCGCCTTGGAGGCCGAGGGAGTCAGCATCACCGTGGATGAGGATGCCGTACCGGTTCTCAAGAATATCAACGTACCGGGGATGATCGCGCAGGCCAAGCGCTACCTGGGTGTGAAGTACGACTTCGGGGCGAAGCCTTATCAACAGTCGGGCCGCTTCGACTGCTCCACTTATACGAGATACATTTTCGGAAAATACGGAATCAGCCTGCCGCGCACAGCCCGGGCTCAAGCCAGATTGGGCACATCGGTCAGCCGGAAGTCGCTCCGTAAGGGGGATCTGATGTTCTTCTATGTGCCGGGCCGCTTCAAGACGAACAAGACGGTCGGCCATGTCGGCATCTATATGGGCAATCAGCTCATGATTCACGCGTCTCCCAAGCCGAAGGATGGCGTGCAGATCACGAACATCAACAAAGCGTACTGGAAAAGAACGTATTTGTCGGCCAAGCGGTTTGTGTATTAA
- a CDS encoding CBO0543 family protein has translation MHVAYSILIILAAWRWGDWKNWRLYHPSMLFITAGGLLYEYLTKDQTMWKFHPDFLYNQTVTVVVYALVTMPLSVLIFLSLYPKTIGRKLIHFGLWIAIYASGEWVLLSMGRISYQNNWSLRYSILFDMMMFPMIRLHHTKPLIAYGLSIPIVVSLIYLFHIQLE, from the coding sequence ATGCATGTTGCTTATTCCATATTGATTATTCTCGCTGCCTGGCGTTGGGGCGATTGGAAGAACTGGAGACTTTATCACCCCTCTATGCTATTTATCACAGCAGGAGGACTCCTTTATGAGTACCTTACAAAGGATCAAACCATGTGGAAGTTCCATCCCGACTTCCTTTACAATCAAACAGTAACCGTTGTGGTTTATGCTCTGGTAACCATGCCTCTTTCAGTCCTCATATTCCTGTCCTTGTATCCCAAAACCATTGGCAGAAAGCTTATTCACTTCGGCCTATGGATTGCCATTTACGCATCTGGGGAATGGGTATTACTCTCCATGGGTAGAATCTCGTACCAGAACAATTGGAGTCTCAGGTATTCCATCTTGTTTGATATGATGATGTTTCCGATGATTCGGCTTCATCATACAAAGCCGTTGATTGCATATGGACTTTCCATACCTATTGTGGTTTCACTGATCTACTTGTTCCATATACAGCTGGAATAG
- a CDS encoding HD-GYP domain-containing protein: MLIPTKNVRAGDCLGTDAFHPSGLLVLSAGTLLSAADIEKLQRLGIDKVDIVPPDGVASPPATATAAEAYSFSSEPKEAAREKAVIAAYQEAVDGIKITFEQALEEGFISPEQVARGFNPLAGRVHEEKDVVSLLLVLNNRDDYTYQHSVQVGMISYYIAKWMGQTEEKALLAGRAGYLHDIGKCRIDRAILQKPSRLTAEEYDEIKKHTVFGYDILKRSGFPEEITMAALQHHERFDGSGYPLKLRREAIHPMAKIVAVADIYSAMISTRVYQKKRDLLYVLRELYRCSFGELDPEITQVFIRHMIPNFINKKIQLLTGEIGTIVMTNPSDFFRPLVNFDGEFVDLSERRDLEVEHIFV; encoded by the coding sequence TTGCTGATTCCTACCAAGAACGTCCGTGCCGGGGACTGCCTCGGCACGGATGCTTTTCACCCCAGCGGACTGCTGGTCTTATCCGCCGGCACCCTCTTAAGCGCCGCCGACATCGAGAAGCTTCAACGGCTCGGCATCGATAAGGTCGATATCGTACCGCCTGACGGAGTAGCCTCCCCTCCCGCGACTGCAACTGCGGCTGAGGCGTACTCCTTCTCTTCCGAGCCGAAGGAAGCGGCCCGGGAGAAGGCCGTCATCGCGGCTTACCAGGAGGCGGTCGACGGCATCAAGATCACGTTCGAGCAAGCGCTCGAAGAAGGCTTCATCTCCCCCGAGCAGGTAGCCCGGGGCTTCAACCCGCTGGCCGGCCGGGTTCATGAGGAGAAGGATGTCGTGTCCCTGCTTCTCGTCTTGAACAACCGCGACGATTATACATACCAGCACAGCGTGCAGGTAGGCATGATCTCCTACTATATCGCCAAGTGGATGGGACAGACCGAGGAAAAGGCCCTCCTGGCCGGCCGTGCCGGCTATCTGCACGATATCGGCAAATGCCGCATTGACCGTGCGATCCTTCAGAAGCCGAGCCGCTTGACCGCGGAGGAATATGATGAGATCAAGAAGCATACCGTCTTCGGCTACGACATTCTGAAGCGCTCCGGTTTCCCCGAAGAGATCACCATGGCCGCGCTGCAGCATCACGAGCGCTTCGACGGTTCCGGTTATCCGCTCAAGCTCCGCAGGGAAGCCATCCATCCGATGGCCAAGATCGTCGCTGTGGCGGATATTTACAGCGCGATGATCTCCACGCGGGTGTATCAGAAGAAACGCGACCTGCTGTACGTCTTAAGGGAGCTGTACCGCTGCAGCTTCGGGGAGCTCGATCCCGAGATTACGCAGGTGTTCATCCGTCACATGATTCCGAATTTCATCAACAAAAAGATACAGCTGCTGACCGGTGAAATCGGTACGATCGTCATGACGAACCCGAGCGACTTTTTCCGTCCGCTGGTCAACTTTGACGGAGAATTCGTCGATTTGTCCGAACGCCGGGATCTGGAAGTCGAACATATCTTTGTGTAG
- a CDS encoding CBO0543 family protein: protein MAILIFCSLSVLLILTFSVTKRRLHVFEGIIVWVLTVLLQNNFFWLIGLNYKLVEFSHHWIDYLVYDTIRSIIVPLGMMLFLELHVSLDRRWKKLLNGAMFAALFVGLEYLGEVLGLLSHSLHWRLWYSFANWALNLVVLGLAFKGIRSISRKEVRI, encoded by the coding sequence TTGGCTATCCTGATTTTCTGCAGTCTATCCGTGCTGCTCATTCTTACATTTTCCGTAACGAAACGCCGACTGCATGTCTTCGAAGGAATTATCGTATGGGTTTTAACCGTATTGCTTCAGAACAACTTTTTTTGGCTGATCGGATTAAACTACAAGCTAGTCGAATTCTCGCACCATTGGATAGACTATCTGGTATACGATACTATTCGCAGCATTATAGTTCCGCTCGGCATGATGCTGTTCCTGGAGCTTCACGTATCGCTGGACCGGAGGTGGAAGAAGCTTCTGAACGGGGCTATGTTCGCCGCGCTTTTTGTCGGCCTGGAATACTTGGGCGAAGTGCTTGGCCTCCTCAGCCATAGCCTACATTGGAGGTTATGGTACTCCTTTGCCAATTGGGCCTTGAATCTGGTGGTGTTGGGGTTAGCTTTTAAAGGGATCCGGTCCATCTCCCGAAAGGAAGTGAGGATATGA
- a CDS encoding ThiF family adenylyltransferase → MSTNEPITAAGVEGPDRERYSRQMLFAPIGPEGQEKLLRSRVAIVGMGALGTVLSNHMVRGGVGYVRLIDRDFVERSNLQRQMLYDEADASGSAPKAEAGAARLRAANSSVVIEPVVADLNPVNAEELLSDVHLILDGTDNFSVRFLINDISVKHGIPWIYGGAVSSRGVSMTVIPGTTPCLRCMFGQAPAQGTAETCDTAGVIGPIIHTVASHQAAEAFKLLTGAEEALNRRMVHWDLWYNHYSAIDVTKARKADCPCCGLEQYDYLDALHEEETIQTLCGRNSVQIQPLQPGTLSLPEWAARLEKAGRVELNPFLLKLHLEGDLTLVLFPDGRMIVQGTDDPVAAKSLYSRYIGM, encoded by the coding sequence ATGAGCACGAATGAACCCATCACGGCAGCCGGGGTGGAGGGCCCTGACCGCGAACGGTATTCCCGCCAGATGCTGTTCGCCCCGATCGGCCCGGAAGGCCAAGAGAAGCTTCTTCGCTCCCGCGTAGCGATCGTGGGGATGGGCGCACTGGGCACCGTACTCTCCAACCATATGGTGCGCGGCGGCGTCGGCTATGTCCGGCTGATCGACCGGGACTTCGTCGAGCGAAGCAATCTTCAGCGCCAGATGCTCTACGACGAGGCCGATGCCTCCGGCTCCGCTCCGAAGGCAGAAGCCGGTGCGGCCCGTCTGCGGGCGGCAAACTCGTCGGTAGTCATCGAGCCCGTTGTGGCGGACCTCAATCCCGTCAACGCCGAGGAATTATTATCTGATGTTCATTTAATTCTGGATGGGACCGATAATTTCTCTGTGCGCTTTCTTATCAACGATATCAGCGTCAAGCACGGCATCCCGTGGATCTATGGCGGTGCCGTGAGCTCCCGCGGCGTCTCCATGACCGTCATCCCGGGAACGACCCCCTGTCTGCGCTGCATGTTCGGCCAGGCTCCGGCCCAGGGAACGGCCGAAACCTGCGATACGGCGGGCGTGATCGGGCCCATCATCCATACCGTGGCCTCCCACCAGGCCGCCGAGGCATTCAAGCTCCTGACCGGAGCTGAAGAGGCTCTGAACCGGCGTATGGTGCATTGGGACCTGTGGTATAACCATTATTCCGCCATCGACGTGACGAAAGCGCGCAAAGCGGACTGCCCCTGCTGCGGTCTTGAGCAGTATGACTATCTGGATGCCCTTCATGAAGAAGAGACGATCCAGACGCTCTGCGGACGCAACTCCGTGCAGATTCAGCCTCTTCAGCCGGGGACGCTCTCGCTGCCGGAGTGGGCGGCACGCCTGGAGAAGGCCGGACGCGTGGAGCTCAATCCCTTCCTGCTGAAGCTCCATCTGGAGGGGGATCTGACCCTGGTCCTCTTCCCCGACGGCCGGATGATCGTCCAGGGAACGGACGATCCCGTTGCAGCGAAAAGCTTATACAGCCGGTACATCGGCATGTAG
- a CDS encoding LysR family transcriptional regulator produces MELNTEFLAGFIETADKKSIAKASEALHITHTALSKQLRSLEKQFDVQLFVRSSQGVELTEAGKILYDSAKGLLDQLYALDDRMKPYKIWRRVKIASVPDIATKYLVSSALTKIQEQGHEVEIVYRQSTKEVYKLLLEGEVDLTVAERFSMHPSIWTGELNQEAFYVVMPKDHPLSVQHEIALTDLSAQPLVLYTLGCTIRAALTEIFTSMKMPMHIKTEVGFSEVILGYVVNGSGVTVLPEAFISQMYTDRLVYRRLNHPDAHRTIAVASMNRSKGQRILRLMS; encoded by the coding sequence ATGGAGTTGAATACCGAATTTTTGGCTGGTTTTATAGAAACCGCGGACAAGAAAAGTATAGCTAAGGCGAGTGAGGCTCTGCACATCACGCACACGGCTCTGAGCAAGCAGCTGAGAAGTCTGGAGAAGCAGTTCGATGTGCAGCTGTTTGTTCGTTCTTCTCAAGGCGTTGAGCTTACGGAGGCCGGTAAGATTTTGTACGACTCTGCGAAGGGCCTGCTGGATCAGTTGTATGCCCTGGACGATAGGATGAAGCCCTACAAAATCTGGCGCCGCGTCAAAATAGCATCCGTGCCGGATATCGCAACGAAGTATCTGGTATCCTCTGCGCTTACCAAGATCCAAGAGCAGGGTCATGAAGTGGAAATCGTCTACCGTCAGTCGACGAAAGAGGTTTACAAGCTGCTGCTGGAAGGCGAAGTGGACCTAACCGTCGCTGAGCGCTTCTCTATGCATCCGTCCATTTGGACGGGAGAGCTGAATCAAGAAGCATTCTATGTGGTCATGCCGAAGGACCATCCGCTGTCGGTCCAGCACGAAATCGCATTGACCGATTTGAGCGCCCAGCCCCTCGTCCTGTACACCCTCGGGTGCACGATCCGGGCCGCCTTGACGGAGATCTTCACCAGCATGAAGATGCCTATGCACATCAAAACCGAGGTTGGCTTCAGTGAAGTCATCCTCGGTTATGTGGTGAACGGTTCGGGCGTAACGGTACTGCCGGAAGCCTTTATTTCACAGATGTATACCGATCGGCTGGTCTATCGGCGGCTCAATCACCCGGACGCTCATCGGACGATTGCCGTAGCCAGTATGAACCGCTCGAAGGGCCAGCGGATCTTGCGGCTGATGAGTTAG
- a CDS encoding molybdenum cofactor biosynthesis protein, translating into MKLKLLLFAGLAESLGAPVLELDITPAGIRPGELKLLVAGLYPEAAAQLQAAFVAVNQAYADETVLITPGDEVALIPPVSGGEAPRMIITRDPISVEDVTAKVIRPHHGAALSFVGTTREFTHGQRTTLLEYEGYEPMALKTMEQIGGEIEARWPGTLCAITHRLGPVPIGEISVVIAVSSPHRDASYDASRYAIERLKQIVPIWKKEIWEDGSEWKGHQQGPWNPLTAPAEEGSAS; encoded by the coding sequence TATAACCCCTGCCGGCATCCGCCCGGGTGAACTCAAACTGCTCGTGGCCGGGCTGTATCCTGAAGCTGCTGCACAGCTCCAGGCGGCCTTCGTCGCCGTCAACCAGGCCTATGCGGACGAGACCGTGCTGATCACCCCAGGCGACGAAGTCGCGCTGATCCCGCCGGTATCCGGGGGCGAGGCCCCCCGCATGATCATTACCCGCGACCCGATCTCCGTCGAAGACGTGACTGCCAAAGTCATCCGTCCGCACCACGGTGCGGCCCTCTCCTTCGTCGGTACGACCCGGGAGTTCACCCACGGCCAGCGGACGACGCTGCTCGAATATGAAGGCTATGAGCCCATGGCGCTCAAGACGATGGAACAGATCGGCGGGGAGATCGAAGCCCGCTGGCCGGGAACGCTGTGCGCCATCACCCACCGTCTCGGACCCGTTCCGATCGGAGAGATCAGCGTGGTCATCGCCGTCTCCTCCCCCCACCGGGATGCTTCTTATGATGCGAGCCGGTATGCCATCGAGCGGCTCAAGCAGATCGTGCCGATCTGGAAGAAGGAGATCTGGGAGGACGGCTCGGAATGGAAAGGACATCAGCAGGGCCCCTGGAATCCGCTCACGGCCCCGGCAGAGGAGGGATCGGCCTCATGA
- a CDS encoding MFS transporter, protein MKAERKNLLVLILAVGVFGILNTEMGVIGVLPLIADKFNVSISSAGLVVSLFALAVALSGPTMPLLFSRMNRKTTMLLVLGVFILSNIVSALTTNFTVLLIARVIPALFHPIYVSLAFTVAAASVRKEEVPKAVSKIFIGVSAGMVLGVPVTSIAAAATSLSLAMLFFAIVHIVVFITTLLFVPSMPVREPLSYGAQVSVLKKTMTWLSITAVILMNGAVFGVYSYLSEYLETITKMTWNTISFMLLLYGTANMIGNILAGKLLTKNAFKTAAIFPFALGAVYIIWYWAGHFSVLMAIIVLLWGILAGIGANINQYWITSAAPEASEFANGLFLTSANLGTTFGSTICGLIISGWGIQYIVFGGFLFLIGSAASIFLRNSLCNPAKQFS, encoded by the coding sequence ATGAAAGCTGAACGAAAGAACCTGCTGGTTTTGATTCTGGCAGTAGGGGTATTCGGTATTCTTAATACGGAAATGGGCGTAATTGGGGTGCTGCCGTTAATTGCCGATAAATTTAATGTCAGTATATCCAGCGCAGGGTTGGTCGTAAGCCTATTTGCACTTGCTGTTGCCCTATCTGGTCCAACTATGCCTTTGCTGTTTTCACGCATGAATCGTAAGACGACCATGTTACTTGTATTAGGCGTTTTCATATTGAGTAACATCGTTTCCGCACTTACAACGAACTTTACAGTATTATTAATTGCTCGTGTGATCCCGGCTTTGTTCCATCCTATTTATGTATCATTGGCCTTTACGGTCGCTGCTGCATCGGTTCGTAAGGAAGAGGTCCCCAAAGCGGTTTCGAAAATATTCATTGGCGTATCTGCAGGGATGGTACTAGGAGTCCCCGTCACGAGCATAGCTGCTGCTGCAACCTCCCTAAGTTTGGCCATGTTATTCTTCGCCATCGTCCATATTGTCGTCTTCATAACAACACTCCTTTTTGTCCCATCCATGCCTGTTCGTGAACCACTTTCTTACGGGGCACAAGTAAGCGTACTGAAAAAAACAATGACCTGGCTATCGATTACCGCTGTCATTTTGATGAATGGAGCCGTATTCGGTGTTTATAGTTACCTTTCAGAGTATCTTGAGACCATTACGAAGATGACTTGGAATACAATTAGCTTCATGCTGCTTCTATACGGTACTGCCAATATGATTGGAAACATTCTTGCAGGGAAGCTGCTTACTAAAAATGCCTTCAAAACGGCAGCCATTTTTCCTTTTGCATTAGGAGCGGTTTACATCATCTGGTACTGGGCAGGTCATTTCAGCGTGCTAATGGCCATCATTGTTTTGCTTTGGGGAATCTTGGCTGGGATAGGGGCGAATATCAACCAATACTGGATTACGTCCGCAGCTCCAGAGGCTTCTGAGTTCGCTAATGGGTTATTTTTGACATCCGCCAATTTAGGAACAACATTCGGCTCCACTATTTGTGGCCTAATCATCTCAGGATGGGGGATCCAATACATTGTTTTTGGGGGATTTCTATTTTTAATAGGAAGTGCGGCTTCCATATTTCTAAGGAACTCCCTATGTAACCCTGCAAAACAATTCTCCTGA
- a CDS encoding YitT family protein codes for MKTENKQLALLKRGLRGLAVIMGGFITAYGLEAVLIPNNVSDGGITGLSIVGFELTGLPLGLLIAVLNIPFIFLGYKQIGKSFAIYSVIGIASLAVGTVVLHHISPIIEGDTLLVTVVGGIIIGFGMGLALRNGGALDGIDMLAVLLSRKLPFGTSDLILFLNMFVFIVVSTVFGLQGAFLSAIAYYIASKVIHIVEEGLSGAKTFKIITKHPETMVETIRDRLGRGATYNLVQGGYSNEQFREITCVINRLEESKMKEIIYEIDPSAFVMVYDVAEVRGGNFKKHDIH; via the coding sequence ATGAAGACAGAGAACAAACAACTCGCCTTATTAAAAAGGGGATTACGAGGACTTGCCGTAATCATGGGGGGATTTATCACGGCTTATGGACTTGAGGCCGTATTGATTCCGAACAACGTCTCCGACGGCGGTATAACGGGTTTAAGCATCGTGGGATTCGAGCTTACCGGATTGCCCCTGGGACTGTTGATCGCTGTTCTTAATATTCCGTTTATATTCCTGGGATACAAGCAAATCGGAAAAAGCTTTGCCATTTACTCCGTGATCGGTATTGCCTCACTGGCCGTCGGCACTGTCGTTTTGCATCACATCTCGCCCATCATTGAAGGCGATACGCTGCTCGTAACCGTTGTCGGAGGTATTATTATCGGCTTTGGAATGGGTTTGGCACTGCGGAATGGCGGCGCATTGGATGGGATTGATATGCTGGCCGTACTGCTCTCCCGAAAACTTCCCTTCGGTACAAGCGATTTGATCTTATTCCTGAATATGTTTGTGTTTATCGTCGTCTCGACGGTATTCGGCCTTCAAGGGGCCTTTTTGTCAGCCATTGCTTATTATATCGCCTCCAAAGTGATTCATATCGTTGAAGAAGGCTTAAGCGGCGCCAAAACATTTAAAATTATCACCAAACATCCCGAAACCATGGTAGAGACCATTCGTGACCGCTTAGGTCGGGGTGCTACATACAATCTCGTGCAGGGCGGATATTCCAACGAACAGTTCAGAGAAATCACTTGCGTCATTAACCGGCTGGAAGAAAGCAAGATGAAAGAAATCATTTATGAAATTGACCCGAGTGCATTTGTTATGGTATACGATGTTGCCGAAGTGAGAGGCGGAAACTTCAAGAAACACGATATTCACTAA